A single region of the Triticum dicoccoides isolate Atlit2015 ecotype Zavitan chromosome 2B, WEW_v2.0, whole genome shotgun sequence genome encodes:
- the LOC119367870 gene encoding cytochrome P450 89A2-like yields MGHLIGVLTPLPDCIASLCFLLVAVFILTAHLRRIEHVTGWLRKLAPVTTRVARGTRRGLSIQVTGRAIAHRALVEHSAAFLDRPTGAVPSTILTRDRHHNILSAPYGPYWRAVRRNVAAGVLHPSRLFRLSDTRARVLGDLARDLRSGAPAAESLYFAVYSVLVEMCFGKDVVSKLGDTRLRAMQKFQRDILVALPSFGVLVRYPRMSKLIYPSRWRQLLSLRRQQEESFLPLVAEVKNNRKDKHDASFKTYVESLLDLRIHEDGGRAVTDGELVSLISEFLGAGLESTAAALQWTMANLVKRPDLQQKLRIEVDAIGCNQRIIEEAELSRMPYLKAVVLESLRRHPPFPFVVRRMEGKEAAEAVGLTSVPGGGATVNFLVGKIARDAVPLSDATEFTPERFMPGGDGEDTDLTCTRELRMMPFGAGRRACPAIVPAMLHLEYFVANLVKEFEWWEADGEDNAVNLTEFRGFFITVMDRPLRARLVPRDAV; encoded by the coding sequence ATGGGTCACCTCATCGGCGTGCTCACGCCTCTCCCCGATTGCATCGCCAGCCTGTGTTTTCTCCTCGTTGCTGTCTTCATCTTGACCGCTCACCTTCGTAGAATTGAGCACGTGACAGGCTGGCTGCGTAAGCTCGCGCCGGTGACCACTCGGGTTGCGCGGGGCACCCGGCGTGGCCTCTCCATCCAGGTGACAGGCCGTGCGATAGCGCACCGCGCCTTGGTGGAGCACAGCGCCGCCTTCCTCGACCGCCCCACCGGCGCGGTGCCAAGTACCATCCTCACACGTGACCGCCACCATAACATCCTGTCGGCGCCATACGGCCCGTACTGGCGCGCCGTCCGCCGCAACGTAGCTGCCGGTGTCCTCCACCCATCTCGCCTCTTCCGACTCAGCGACACCCGTGCCCGCGTGCTGGGCGACCTGGCGCGCGACCTCAGATCCGGCGCCCCGGCAGCCGAGAGCCTCTATTTCGCCGTGTACTCTGTCCTCGTTGAGATGTGCTTCGGCAAGGACGTCGTCTCCAAGCTCGGGGACACGCGCCTCCGTGCCATGCAGAAGTTCCAGCGTGACATCCTCGTCGCGTTGCCCTCTTTTGGGGTGCTTGTGAGGTACCCGAGGATGAGCAAGCTCATCTACCCATCACGGTGGCGCCAGCTTCTCTCTCTCCGGCGGCagcaagaagaatctttcttgccgcTCGTCGCCGAGGTCAAGAATAACCGGAAGGACAAGCATGACGCCAGCTTCAAGACTTACGTGGAGTCCCTCCTGGACCTGCGAATCCATGAAGACGGCGGCCGGGCCGTCACGGATGGCGAACTCGTCAGCCTCATCTCGGAGTTCCTCGGCGCCGGCTTGGAGTCCACGGCTGCTGCCCTACAATGGACGATGGCCAACCTCGTAAAACGCCCCGACCTGCAGCAGAAGCTGCGGATCGAGGTCGACGCCATTGGCTGCAACCAGCGTATCATCGAGGAGGCCGAGCTATCGCGAATGCCCTACCTCAAGGCCGTCGTGCTCGAGAGCCTGCGGCGCCACCCACCGTTTCCGTTTGTGGTGCGCCGGATGGAGGGCAAGGAGGCCGCGGAGGCGGTCGGCCTGACGAGTGTGCCGGGCGGTGGCGCGACGGTGAATTTCCTCGTTGGGAAGATCGCCCGCGACGCGGTACCGTTGTCGGATGCGACAGAGTTCACGCCTGAGCGGTTCATGCCCGGCGGGGACGGCGAGGACACGGACCTGACCTGCACGAGGGAGCTCAGAATGATGCCATTCGGAGCCGGGAGGCGCGCGTGCCCGGCGATCGTGCCGGCGATGCTGCACCTCGAGTACTTCGTGGCCAACCTGGTCAAGGAGTTCGAGTGGTGGGAGGCCGACGGAGAGGACAACGCGGTGAACCTCACCGAATTCCGCGGGTTCTTCATCACCGTCATGGATCGCCCGCTCCGCGCGCGCCTCGTGCCTCGCGACGCGGTATGA